The proteins below are encoded in one region of Brevundimonas fontaquae:
- a CDS encoding carbohydrate ABC transporter permease, which yields MKIRAILLNLAVGLIAVVVLFPLVWMVSVSFMATGEAAVFPPPLLPSHWTLEHYRDLFLNQGMGRYLWNSFALATLATILALGFTVPAGYAFAKLKFAGRERLFQFLVAALVVPAQIGTLPLFLMLKSMGLVNTYAGALVPWLASIFGLFLVRQYALSIPDEMLEAARIDGASEGQIFRRIVLPTLQPIIVTLGLFVFLGSWNDFLWPLIILTDQSNYTLPVALAALSREHVQDIELMMAGAVVTVAPVLILFLALQRYYIRGMLAGSVKG from the coding sequence ATGAAAATCCGCGCGATCCTGCTCAATCTGGCTGTCGGCCTCATCGCCGTGGTCGTGCTGTTCCCGCTGGTCTGGATGGTGTCGGTCAGTTTCATGGCGACCGGCGAGGCGGCGGTCTTCCCGCCGCCGCTCCTGCCCTCACACTGGACGCTGGAGCATTATCGTGACCTCTTCCTGAACCAGGGCATGGGGCGGTATCTGTGGAATAGCTTCGCCCTGGCGACCCTGGCGACGATTCTGGCGCTCGGCTTCACTGTTCCGGCTGGCTACGCCTTCGCCAAGCTGAAGTTCGCCGGGCGCGAGCGGCTTTTCCAGTTCCTGGTCGCCGCCCTGGTGGTGCCGGCACAGATCGGCACCCTGCCGCTGTTCCTGATGCTGAAGTCGATGGGGCTGGTGAACACCTACGCGGGGGCGCTGGTGCCGTGGCTGGCCTCGATCTTCGGCCTGTTCCTTGTGCGCCAGTATGCGCTGAGCATTCCCGACGAGATGTTGGAGGCCGCGCGGATCGACGGGGCCAGCGAGGGCCAGATCTTCCGCCGCATTGTCCTGCCGACGTTGCAGCCGATCATCGTGACCTTGGGCCTGTTCGTCTTCCTGGGCAGTTGGAACGACTTCCTGTGGCCCCTGATCATCCTGACGGATCAGTCGAACTATACCCTGCCGGTCGCCTTGGCGGCCCTGTCGCGCGAGCATGTGCAAGACATTGAACTGATGATGGCCGGCGCTGTCGTCACGGTCGCGCCCGTGCTGATCCTCTTCCTCGCCCTGCAACGCTACTACATCCGCGGCATGCTCGCGGGCAGCGTGAAGGGGTGA
- a CDS encoding discoidin domain-containing protein, translated as MRNLLLAAASVLTLAFAAPAVAQETRVLDNMDDAARWEASASTDVHATVSAVAGHEGRAVRLDYDFDGKAGYAVLSRPLPFDLPDNYEISFWVRGAGPSNTFEVKLTDASADNVWWKQTARYDFPDGWTRFVIKRRQVSKAWGPSPETVLRRAERVEFVVVAAEGGKGSVEIDQLSLRALPVDPPIPPQPVASDGQTDSTAANAVDLDPKTAWTPPVGEASALTLDLGYEREFGGVILRWGERGAASDYRVSSSVDGRDWRPLTTVTGGNGGVDWLRTPEATARWLRLEPLKPAPAPDVVGSSGAGQRLGAAQATTYALNEIEVEPLTFGADPTVFLEAVAKENRRGLYPRGFSGEQPYWTLVGVDGGGESGLIGEDGAIELRRAGPSIEPFVVDNGRLITWADVNIEQGLKDGDLPIPSVTWTADDWTLKITSFADGPADQAQLWGRYDLTNTTSRPRTLTLTLAARPMQVNAPRQFLAIPGGVSPVETIAWDGAELKLNDTVRVQPLAAPDQVALATFDAGSDPQSLILPSARRPAAEVMATTDATGLAAGALTYEVTLQPGETRTVGWVSQLSGDPLAPEPVGQAAAVLDTVEARLAAEWRAKLDRVDLTLPPAAQRIEDALKSSLAHMLMSRQGPILQPGTRSYNRSWIRDGAMMAEGLNRLGMAEHSANYLRWYAPYVFENGKAPCCVDARGADPVPENDSHGEFVFLAAETYRYTKDEALLRQVWPQVQKSIAYMDELRASTRTTAFQAPDQRHLYGLLPPTISHEGYSDKAAYSYWDDFWGLLGYKDAVFIAETLGDADAAARYAATRDQFAADIRASITATAAHHGIDWIAGAADRGDFDATSTTIALSPAGEQDNLPPELMARTFDLYWENFQNRLTNRTAWRDYTPYEWRLVGAYVRLGQKDRALDVLDFLMADRRPEAWNGWAEVVGREKREPRFIGDMPHAWISSDYIRSALDLFAYERDSDHALVLAAGVPEAWLDTKEGVGVRDLRTAYGPLTYAYRKEGQGYVLTLGDGAMPPGGFVLQWPAEHGRPERARIDGRSATWSGDELVVPAGARRVQLR; from the coding sequence ATGCGTAACCTCCTGCTGGCCGCCGCCTCGGTCCTGACACTCGCCTTCGCCGCGCCTGCCGTCGCGCAGGAGACGCGCGTTCTCGACAATATGGACGATGCGGCGCGGTGGGAGGCCAGCGCCTCCACCGACGTCCACGCCACCGTCTCCGCCGTGGCGGGGCATGAAGGCCGGGCGGTGCGGCTCGACTACGATTTCGACGGCAAGGCGGGCTATGCGGTGCTCAGCCGGCCGCTGCCGTTCGACCTGCCCGACAACTACGAGATCAGCTTCTGGGTGCGGGGCGCCGGACCGAGCAATACCTTCGAGGTCAAACTGACCGACGCCTCGGCCGACAATGTCTGGTGGAAGCAAACGGCGCGCTACGACTTTCCCGACGGCTGGACCAGGTTCGTCATCAAGCGCCGTCAGGTGTCCAAGGCCTGGGGCCCCAGCCCCGAGACGGTGTTGCGCCGCGCCGAGCGGGTGGAGTTCGTCGTGGTCGCGGCCGAGGGCGGCAAGGGATCGGTGGAGATCGATCAGCTTTCCCTGCGCGCCCTTCCGGTCGATCCGCCGATCCCGCCTCAACCGGTCGCCAGCGATGGGCAGACGGACTCAACGGCCGCCAATGCCGTCGATCTCGACCCGAAAACCGCCTGGACCCCGCCCGTGGGCGAGGCGTCGGCCCTGACATTGGACCTGGGCTACGAGCGCGAGTTCGGCGGCGTGATCCTGCGCTGGGGCGAGCGGGGCGCGGCGAGCGACTATCGCGTTTCCTCCTCCGTGGATGGGCGCGACTGGCGGCCGTTGACGACGGTCACGGGTGGCAATGGCGGCGTCGACTGGTTGAGGACGCCCGAGGCGACGGCGCGCTGGCTGAGACTGGAACCGCTGAAGCCCGCTCCGGCGCCGGACGTGGTCGGTTCGTCCGGCGCGGGCCAGCGGCTTGGCGCGGCCCAAGCCACGACCTATGCGCTGAACGAGATCGAGGTCGAACCGCTGACGTTCGGCGCGGACCCCACGGTGTTTCTGGAAGCCGTGGCCAAGGAAAACCGGCGCGGCCTTTATCCGCGCGGCTTCTCCGGCGAGCAGCCCTACTGGACCCTGGTCGGTGTCGATGGGGGTGGCGAGAGCGGTCTGATTGGTGAGGACGGCGCCATCGAACTGCGCCGCGCCGGCCCCAGTATCGAACCCTTCGTGGTCGACAACGGGCGGCTGATCACCTGGGCCGACGTCAATATCGAACAGGGCCTGAAGGACGGCGACCTGCCGATCCCGTCGGTGACCTGGACCGCCGACGACTGGACGCTGAAGATCACCAGCTTCGCCGACGGACCGGCGGATCAGGCACAGTTGTGGGGCCGTTACGACCTGACCAACACCACCAGCCGGCCGCGCACCCTGACCCTGACCCTGGCCGCGCGCCCCATGCAGGTGAATGCGCCGCGTCAGTTCCTGGCCATTCCCGGCGGCGTCAGCCCGGTGGAGACGATCGCCTGGGACGGCGCCGAACTGAAGCTGAACGACACGGTGCGGGTGCAGCCGTTGGCGGCCCCTGATCAGGTCGCGCTGGCGACCTTCGATGCCGGCAGCGATCCGCAGTCCCTGATCCTGCCGTCTGCGCGGCGGCCGGCCGCCGAGGTCATGGCGACGACCGACGCCACAGGTTTGGCCGCCGGCGCCCTAACCTACGAGGTGACGCTGCAACCGGGCGAGACACGCACGGTCGGCTGGGTGTCGCAACTGTCGGGCGACCCCTTGGCGCCTGAGCCGGTGGGGCAGGCGGCGGCTGTGCTTGATACGGTCGAGGCCCGACTGGCGGCCGAATGGCGCGCGAAACTGGATCGGGTCGACCTGACCCTGCCGCCCGCAGCCCAGCGGATCGAGGACGCGCTGAAATCCTCGCTGGCCCATATGCTGATGTCGCGTCAGGGGCCGATCCTTCAGCCGGGCACACGCAGCTACAACCGCTCCTGGATCCGCGACGGCGCCATGATGGCCGAGGGGCTCAACCGGTTGGGCATGGCCGAGCATTCGGCCAACTATCTGCGTTGGTACGCCCCCTATGTGTTCGAGAACGGAAAGGCGCCGTGCTGCGTCGATGCGCGCGGCGCTGATCCGGTGCCCGAGAATGACAGCCACGGCGAGTTCGTCTTCCTGGCCGCCGAGACCTATCGCTACACGAAGGACGAGGCCCTGCTGCGCCAGGTCTGGCCGCAGGTGCAAAAGTCGATCGCCTATATGGACGAGCTGCGCGCCTCGACCCGGACGACGGCCTTCCAGGCGCCGGATCAGCGTCACCTGTATGGCCTGTTGCCGCCGACGATCAGCCACGAGGGTTATTCGGACAAGGCGGCCTATTCCTACTGGGACGATTTCTGGGGCCTGCTGGGCTACAAGGACGCGGTCTTCATTGCCGAGACGCTGGGCGATGCAGACGCCGCCGCCCGCTATGCGGCGACGCGGGATCAGTTCGCCGCCGACATCCGGGCGTCGATCACGGCGACGGCGGCCCATCATGGCATCGACTGGATCGCGGGCGCCGCGGACCGGGGCGATTTCGACGCCACCTCGACCACCATCGCCCTGTCTCCAGCGGGCGAACAGGATAATCTTCCGCCCGAGCTTATGGCGCGAACCTTCGACCTGTATTGGGAAAACTTCCAGAATCGTTTGACCAACCGCACGGCGTGGAGGGACTACACCCCCTACGAATGGCGGCTGGTCGGCGCCTATGTGCGGCTGGGTCAGAAGGACCGGGCGCTGGATGTGCTGGACTTCCTGATGGCCGACCGTCGGCCCGAGGCCTGGAACGGCTGGGCCGAGGTCGTGGGCCGCGAAAAGCGCGAGCCGCGCTTCATCGGCGACATGCCGCACGCCTGGATCAGCTCGGACTATATCCGTTCGGCGCTCGATCTATTCGCCTATGAGCGGGACAGCGATCACGCCCTGGTGCTGGCGGCCGGCGTGCCTGAGGCCTGGCTGGACACGAAGGAGGGGGTTGGGGTGCGGGACCTGCGCACGGCCTATGGGCCGCTGACCTACGCCTATCGCAAGGAAGGCCAGGGCTACGTCCTCACCCTGGGCGACGGCGCGATGCCGCCGGGCGGCTTCGTCCTGCAATGGCCGGCGGAGCACGGACGGCCGGAGCGGGCACGGATCGATGGCCGCTCAGCGACGTGGTCGGGTGATGAACTGGTCGTTCCGGCAGGGGCGCGGCGGGTGCAGTTGCGCTAA
- a CDS encoding sugar ABC transporter substrate-binding protein, translated as MMATAHRRGALALMAGGAAAACTPRRDGETVLRFWAMGNEGGTVGQLMPEFERRNPGVRVSVQPLPWTAAHEKLLTAYAGASFPDVSQIGNTWVAELTAIGALSPTPAEAANLLTDQFPAVLETNEIAGRAMTTPWYVDTRLLFYRKDLLARAGFDAPPEDWTEWKRAMHAIKRVAGGDNYAILLPLNEFEQLLTFGLQIDEPLLRDRDTRGNFSNPGFVAAMAFYKSLFDERLAPLASSTQISNVWTEFARGYFSFYFSGPWSVGDFRSKLPTSFQPNWATAGVPGPNGLGASAPGGSSLAVFKSSPHQEAAWALVRYLSEPAVQARFNTIVGDLPARQSAWDIAGVERDPMLAPFRGQLARAKAVPKVPEWERIVTEMQIVAERMVRGEYTPETAAAEIDRRADRLLEKRRWMMEQGRAV; from the coding sequence ATGATGGCGACTGCCCACAGGCGCGGCGCTCTGGCCCTGATGGCGGGAGGGGCGGCTGCGGCCTGTACCCCGCGCCGTGATGGCGAGACCGTGCTGCGCTTCTGGGCCATGGGCAATGAGGGCGGGACGGTGGGCCAGTTGATGCCCGAGTTCGAGCGCCGCAATCCGGGCGTCCGCGTCTCGGTCCAGCCCCTGCCGTGGACGGCCGCGCACGAAAAGCTGCTGACCGCCTATGCCGGGGCCTCGTTCCCGGACGTCAGCCAGATCGGCAATACTTGGGTGGCTGAGCTGACCGCCATCGGCGCCCTGTCGCCGACCCCGGCTGAGGCCGCGAACCTGCTGACCGACCAGTTTCCGGCGGTGCTGGAGACCAACGAGATCGCCGGCCGCGCCATGACCACGCCCTGGTATGTCGATACGCGGCTGTTGTTCTATCGCAAGGATCTGCTGGCGCGGGCCGGCTTCGACGCCCCGCCCGAGGACTGGACCGAATGGAAGCGGGCCATGCATGCGATCAAGCGTGTGGCGGGCGGCGACAACTACGCCATCCTGCTTCCGTTGAACGAGTTCGAGCAGCTTCTGACCTTCGGGCTTCAGATCGACGAGCCGCTGCTGCGGGATCGGGATACGCGCGGAAACTTCTCCAACCCCGGCTTCGTCGCGGCCATGGCCTTCTACAAGAGCCTGTTCGACGAGCGATTGGCGCCGCTGGCTTCGTCGACCCAGATTTCGAACGTCTGGACCGAGTTCGCCAGGGGCTATTTCAGCTTCTACTTCTCCGGCCCGTGGAGCGTGGGCGATTTCCGCAGCAAGCTGCCCACGTCGTTCCAGCCGAACTGGGCCACGGCGGGCGTGCCGGGACCGAATGGCCTGGGCGCCTCGGCGCCGGGCGGGTCCAGCCTGGCGGTATTCAAATCCTCCCCGCACCAGGAGGCGGCCTGGGCCCTGGTCCGCTATCTGTCCGAACCGGCGGTGCAGGCCCGGTTCAACACCATCGTCGGCGATCTGCCCGCACGCCAGAGCGCCTGGGACATCGCGGGCGTGGAGCGCGACCCCATGCTGGCGCCGTTTCGTGGCCAGCTGGCTCGCGCCAAGGCCGTGCCCAAGGTGCCGGAATGGGAGCGGATCGTCACGGAGATGCAGATCGTCGCCGAACGGATGGTGCGCGGCGAATATACGCCTGAGACCGCCGCCGCCGAGATCGACCGTCGGGCCGACCGCCTGCTGGAGAAGCGTCGCTGGATGATGGAACAGGGCAGGGCCGTATGA
- a CDS encoding glutathione S-transferase family protein yields the protein MKLYAHPFSSFCQKALIAFYENDIAFEYRTLEDPSANAELRALWPLKRFPVLQDGETTVLESASIIEHLQAHYPGPVRLIPHDAAAAVEVRMMDRVFDNYVSTPQGRIVFNSMRAETDRDPLGDAEARKMLETTYAWLDQRLTGREWATDHGFSLADCAAAPALFYADWTHPIPERFETLKAYRARLLARPSFARCVDEARPYRDYFPLGAPDRD from the coding sequence ATGAAACTCTACGCCCACCCCTTCTCCTCCTTTTGCCAGAAGGCGCTGATCGCCTTCTATGAGAACGACATCGCCTTCGAATACCGCACGCTGGAAGATCCGTCGGCCAATGCGGAACTGCGTGCCCTATGGCCGCTCAAGCGGTTCCCAGTCCTGCAGGACGGCGAGACGACGGTGCTTGAATCCGCCTCCATCATCGAACATCTACAAGCGCATTATCCCGGCCCCGTTCGCCTGATCCCCCACGATGCCGCAGCCGCCGTCGAAGTGCGGATGATGGATCGGGTGTTCGACAACTACGTCTCGACGCCCCAGGGCCGGATCGTCTTCAACTCGATGCGCGCCGAGACCGACCGCGACCCGCTGGGCGACGCCGAGGCGCGCAAGATGCTGGAGACGACCTACGCCTGGCTGGATCAGCGGCTGACGGGACGCGAATGGGCCACCGATCACGGGTTCAGCTTGGCCGACTGCGCCGCCGCGCCTGCCCTCTTCTACGCCGACTGGACACACCCGATCCCGGAACGGTTCGAGACGCTCAAGGCCTATCGCGCCCGGCTGCTGGCCCGTCCGTCCTTCGCCCGCTGCGTGGACGAAGCCCGACCCTATCGCGACTATTTCCCACTGGGAGCCCCTGACCGCGACTGA
- a CDS encoding glucoamylase family protein: MNRRNFLMRTTTGAAALAVGFPVMAAAQQAAATGAVNGTQRRPMRLDQEIEELQERTFRWFERVTDRKTGLTPDRWPTPSFCSVAAVGFALTCWPVGVERGWMSRAEARERTLTTLRFFHDLPQGPEASGTAGYKGFFYHFLDMETGLRYRTNELSTVDTALLIGGMLFAARYFDGRHADEAEIRQKAQAIYERIEWPWAVIRDNRITMGWHPESGFIPSDWHVYNEGMLLLLLAIGSPTHPVSVNVWHEWAASYDESWTDRWGSWHLNFAPIFGHQYSHMFIDFRGIQDAWMRGQSAQLGEYLDYFENSRRAVYAQQKYAHDNPGGWAGYSSEVWGLTACDGPGDFKQVIDGKEREFFSYSARGPGERDDGTIAPTAAASSIAFAPEIVVPCIKAMKARYGSGVYTEWGFLDSFNPTLTVRDGPLQHGKIVDGVGWVDGDYLGIDQGPIVIMTENHRSEFVWRYMRGEPNIRRALDIAGFTGGWMNG, translated from the coding sequence ATGAATCGTCGAAACTTCCTGATGCGGACCACCACAGGCGCGGCGGCTCTAGCCGTTGGATTTCCGGTGATGGCGGCGGCGCAGCAGGCGGCGGCGACGGGGGCGGTCAATGGGACGCAGAGACGGCCGATGCGGTTGGATCAGGAGATCGAGGAGCTTCAGGAGCGGACGTTCCGCTGGTTCGAAAGGGTCACGGATCGCAAGACCGGCCTGACGCCGGATCGCTGGCCGACGCCGTCCTTCTGTTCGGTGGCGGCGGTCGGGTTCGCCCTGACCTGCTGGCCTGTGGGCGTCGAGCGCGGCTGGATGAGCCGAGCCGAGGCGCGTGAGCGGACCCTGACGACGCTGCGCTTCTTCCATGACCTGCCGCAGGGGCCCGAGGCCAGCGGTACGGCGGGATACAAGGGCTTCTTCTACCACTTCCTGGATATGGAGACGGGGCTTCGTTACCGGACCAATGAACTGTCGACGGTGGATACGGCGCTGTTGATCGGCGGCATGTTGTTCGCCGCCCGCTACTTCGACGGCCGTCATGCCGACGAGGCGGAAATCCGTCAGAAGGCCCAGGCCATCTATGAACGGATCGAATGGCCGTGGGCCGTGATCCGCGACAACCGCATCACCATGGGCTGGCATCCCGAGAGCGGCTTTATACCGTCCGACTGGCACGTCTATAACGAGGGCATGCTGTTGCTGCTGCTGGCCATCGGCAGCCCGACCCATCCGGTGTCGGTCAACGTCTGGCACGAATGGGCGGCCAGCTATGACGAGAGCTGGACCGATCGCTGGGGCAGCTGGCACCTCAACTTCGCCCCCATCTTCGGGCATCAGTACAGCCATATGTTCATCGACTTCCGTGGCATTCAGGACGCCTGGATGCGCGGGCAGTCTGCCCAGTTGGGCGAATACCTCGACTATTTCGAAAACAGCCGCCGCGCCGTCTACGCCCAGCAGAAATACGCCCACGACAACCCCGGCGGCTGGGCGGGATATTCGTCCGAGGTCTGGGGCCTGACGGCCTGCGACGGGCCGGGCGATTTCAAACAAGTCATCGACGGCAAGGAGCGCGAGTTCTTCAGCTATTCCGCGCGCGGTCCGGGCGAGCGCGACGACGGCACAATCGCGCCGACGGCGGCGGCCAGCTCCATCGCCTTCGCGCCCGAGATCGTCGTGCCCTGCATCAAGGCGATGAAGGCGCGCTATGGCTCGGGCGTCTATACCGAGTGGGGCTTCCTCGACAGCTTCAATCCGACACTGACGGTGCGCGACGGACCACTGCAGCACGGCAAGATCGTGGACGGCGTGGGTTGGGTGGACGGCGACTATCTGGGCATCGACCAAGGGCCGATCGTCATCATGACCGAGAACCACAGGTCCGAGTTCGTTTGGCGCTACATGCGCGGCGAGCCCAATATCCGCCGCGCGCTCGACATCGCGGGCTTCACCGGCGGCTGGATGAACGGATGA
- a CDS encoding ABC transporter ATP-binding protein, producing MANVRLVDVEKAFGAVEVLKGVDLEIADGEFVVFVGPSGCGKSTLLRTIAGLEEATTGQVLIGDRVVNDLSPSDRGIAMVFQSYALYPHMTAYENMAFGLKLAKTDKGEIDRRVRAAAEALSITDYLDRKPKAMSGGQRQRVAIGRAIVREPEVFLFDEPLSNLDAALRVRMRYEFARLHAELKTTMIYVTHDQVEAMTLADRIVVLNAGRIEQVGAPMDLYEHPANLFVAGFIGSPKMNLLKAEIVEASAAGATVKTTAGETIRVAVDTASTKPGDAVTLGVRPEHLSLDDDGDALSAEVMFVETLGATTMAHLKHPATQDTLTVQLAGELRAKAGERLTLHVPAKQAHLFDADGKAFKRL from the coding sequence ATGGCGAACGTCCGTCTGGTCGACGTCGAGAAGGCGTTCGGCGCCGTTGAGGTTTTGAAGGGGGTCGATCTGGAGATCGCCGACGGCGAGTTCGTGGTCTTCGTTGGCCCCTCGGGCTGCGGCAAGTCCACCCTGCTGCGCACCATCGCCGGCCTGGAAGAGGCGACCACGGGCCAGGTTCTGATCGGGGACCGGGTGGTCAACGACCTTTCGCCGTCGGATCGCGGCATCGCCATGGTGTTCCAGTCCTATGCGCTCTATCCGCACATGACCGCCTATGAGAACATGGCCTTCGGTCTGAAGCTGGCCAAGACGGACAAGGGCGAGATCGATCGCCGCGTGCGCGCCGCCGCAGAGGCGCTCAGCATCACCGACTATCTGGATCGCAAGCCCAAGGCGATGTCGGGCGGCCAGCGCCAGCGCGTCGCCATCGGCCGCGCCATCGTGCGCGAGCCCGAGGTCTTCCTGTTCGACGAGCCCCTGTCGAACCTGGATGCCGCCCTGCGCGTGCGGATGCGCTACGAGTTCGCGCGGCTGCACGCCGAACTGAAGACCACCATGATCTACGTCACCCACGACCAGGTCGAGGCCATGACCTTGGCCGACCGGATCGTGGTGCTGAACGCCGGTCGGATCGAACAGGTCGGCGCGCCCATGGACCTGTACGAACACCCCGCCAACCTGTTCGTCGCCGGCTTCATCGGCAGTCCCAAGATGAACCTGCTAAAAGCCGAAATCGTCGAGGCGTCTGCCGCCGGCGCGACGGTGAAGACGACGGCCGGCGAGACGATCCGCGTCGCCGTGGATACGGCCTCGACCAAGCCCGGCGACGCCGTCACTTTGGGCGTCCGTCCCGAACACCTGAGCCTCGACGACGACGGCGACGCCCTCAGCGCCGAGGTCATGTTCGTGGAGACCCTGGGCGCGACCACGATGGCGCACCTGAAGCATCCGGCGACACAGGACACGCTGACGGTTCAGTTGGCGGGCGAACTGCGGGCCAAGGCGGGCGAGCGACTGACGCTGCACGTGCCCGCAAAACAGGCGCACCTGTTCGACGCGGACGGGAAAGCCTTCAAGCGGCTCTGA
- a CDS encoding carbohydrate ABC transporter permease, with the protein MTVADPTLATVKPSRGRGARERAAWAFVAPAMLAIGLFFAIPVIAALLLSLTDFDIYALANLDNLRFVGLQNYERLLTNPLFWGAMKNTLTFAVLGVPLSIAASLAAAVILNARVVKWRPIWRVMFFAPYVTTLVATAVVWRYLLHTRYGVINWGLESIGLPAVDWLGDPSTSIPAILMFVVWKIFGYNMLIFLAVLQTVPDDLYEAARIDGAGPWKQFRHVTLPAIAPTMLLVSIISVASFFQLFAEPYVMTQGGPAQSTVTVLYFMYEEGFKWWNLGSASAVAFVLFLCILAITLVQLAVAKRVGAYQ; encoded by the coding sequence ATGACCGTCGCCGATCCGACACTGGCCACAGTAAAGCCATCGCGCGGACGCGGCGCGCGTGAGCGGGCGGCCTGGGCTTTCGTCGCCCCGGCCATGCTCGCCATCGGCCTGTTCTTCGCCATTCCGGTGATTGCGGCCCTGCTGCTCAGCCTGACCGACTTCGACATCTACGCCCTGGCGAACCTGGACAATCTGCGTTTCGTGGGCTTGCAGAACTATGAGCGGCTGCTGACCAATCCCCTGTTCTGGGGGGCGATGAAGAACACCCTGACCTTCGCCGTCCTCGGCGTGCCCCTGTCCATCGCCGCGTCCCTGGCGGCGGCGGTGATCCTGAACGCGCGGGTCGTGAAGTGGCGGCCGATCTGGCGGGTGATGTTCTTCGCCCCCTATGTCACGACCCTGGTCGCGACGGCGGTGGTCTGGCGCTATCTGCTGCACACCCGCTACGGCGTCATCAACTGGGGGCTGGAAAGTATCGGCCTGCCGGCTGTGGATTGGCTGGGCGATCCCTCGACCTCCATTCCGGCGATCCTGATGTTCGTGGTCTGGAAGATCTTCGGCTACAATATGCTGATCTTCCTGGCGGTGCTTCAGACCGTGCCGGACGATCTGTACGAGGCCGCGCGCATCGACGGCGCCGGGCCGTGGAAGCAGTTCCGCCATGTGACCCTCCCGGCCATCGCGCCGACCATGCTGCTGGTCTCGATCATCTCGGTCGCCAGCTTCTTCCAGCTGTTCGCCGAACCCTATGTCATGACGCAGGGCGGACCGGCCCAGAGCACGGTGACGGTGCTCTACTTCATGTACGAGGAAGGCTTCAAATGGTGGAACCTGGGCTCCGCCAGCGCCGTCGCCTTCGTCCTGTTCCTGTGCATCCTGGCGATCACCCTGGTCCAGCTGGCGGTCGCCAAGCGGGTGGGGGCGTATCAATGA